Proteins from one Bacteroidota bacterium genomic window:
- a CDS encoding GxxExxY protein has translation MTVENLNRISKTILDACITVHREMGPGLLESIYELCLLDELQQRGLVVASQVSIPLRFKGKELSKDFRIDILVENEIVLEIKAVDILLPVHEAQIISYLKLTDKRLGFLINFNVPLLKNGFKRFVHNF, from the coding sequence ATGACTGTCGAAAATCTCAATCGCATTTCGAAGACAATTCTTGATGCGTGTATTACTGTTCATCGGGAAATGGGGCCTGGTTTATTAGAATCAATTTATGAGCTATGTCTGTTGGATGAGCTTCAACAAAGAGGATTAGTAGTTGCAAGCCAAGTTTCAATTCCTTTGAGGTTTAAGGGAAAAGAGCTATCCAAAGATTTTCGTATCGATATTCTTGTTGAAAACGAAATAGTTTTAGAAATTAAAGCGGTTGACATTTTGCTGCCAGTACATGAAGCACAAATAATCTCATACTTAAAGTTAACAGATAAGAGATTAGGCTTTTTGATCAATTTTAATGTTCCGTTATTAAAAAATGGTTTTAAACGATTCGTTCACAATTTTTAA
- a CDS encoding aspartate kinase, whose product MLTMKFGGTSVGDVPRLQEVVSIVKQFLKDQPVVVASAMGGLTNVLLDTAQKAVERKSGEVNNAIAAIRERHLQIANAMIHDYPRRAALIKNQQDSINELANFYHGVSLLRELSPRSLDAIASFGEILSCMQIAAIFEENGIKSQFIDARTIIQTDDNFGEASVDFSVSNKKINETISPLVSKGIVPVVTGFISSTEDGITTTIGRSGSDYTGSIVGSAINSKEIWIWTDVDGVMTADPRFVKGAQVLSEISYREAAEMSYFGAKVIHPKTMVPAIEKKIPIRIKNTFNPEHQGTLISAKPNHGGTSAKTVTSIDNLAIIAIEGNGMIGVPGVSARIFSALARAQVNVMMISQASSEHNVCILVPKKDSANGVKVLRDEFSIDIAKKIIDAVTVKETVSIVAVVGEGMIGTKGIAGRTFDAVAKADVNIIAIAQGSSELNISFVVDQKDAKKSVQAVHDSFYQ is encoded by the coding sequence ATGCTTACAATGAAATTTGGCGGAACATCGGTCGGCGATGTTCCCAGACTGCAGGAAGTTGTTTCAATCGTCAAACAATTTTTGAAAGACCAGCCGGTGGTTGTTGCTTCGGCGATGGGAGGACTGACCAATGTACTGCTCGATACAGCACAAAAAGCGGTCGAACGGAAGTCCGGTGAAGTGAACAATGCCATTGCAGCAATTCGAGAAAGGCACTTACAAATTGCAAACGCCATGATTCATGATTATCCCCGGCGTGCTGCGCTGATCAAAAATCAACAGGATTCGATCAATGAACTAGCTAATTTCTATCATGGCGTGAGTCTTTTGCGTGAACTTTCGCCCCGTTCACTTGATGCGATTGCATCATTCGGAGAAATCCTATCATGTATGCAGATTGCTGCTATTTTTGAGGAAAACGGCATCAAATCCCAATTTATTGATGCGCGAACAATTATTCAAACCGACGATAATTTTGGAGAAGCTTCTGTCGATTTCTCCGTTTCGAATAAAAAAATCAACGAAACAATTTCACCACTTGTATCCAAAGGGATTGTTCCTGTTGTGACCGGATTTATTTCGTCTACAGAGGATGGAATAACAACAACAATTGGTCGAAGTGGTTCGGATTATACCGGCTCAATTGTTGGTTCTGCCATTAACAGTAAAGAAATCTGGATCTGGACGGATGTTGACGGTGTTATGACTGCCGATCCTCGATTTGTCAAAGGGGCACAAGTGCTCTCGGAAATTTCCTACCGCGAAGCAGCGGAGATGAGTTATTTTGGTGCAAAGGTTATTCATCCAAAGACAATGGTTCCGGCAATCGAGAAAAAGATTCCGATTCGGATTAAGAATACATTTAATCCGGAACACCAAGGAACGCTTATTTCAGCAAAACCGAATCACGGAGGAACATCAGCAAAAACGGTGACATCCATCGACAATCTTGCCATTATTGCAATTGAAGGAAATGGAATGATCGGCGTGCCGGGTGTTTCTGCAAGAATTTTTTCAGCATTAGCACGCGCTCAAGTAAACGTCATGATGATATCGCAGGCGTCATCGGAACATAATGTCTGTATTCTTGTTCCCAAAAAAGATAGTGCGAACGGTGTAAAAGTGCTGCGGGATGAATTCAGTATTGATATTGCAAAGAAAATTATTGATGCTGTTACTGTAAAAGAGACCGTTTCCATTGTTGCGGTGGTTGGAGAAGGAATGATTGGCACGAAAGGAATTGCCGGGAGAACATTTGATGCAGTTGCAAAAGCAGATGTGAATATCATTGCGATTGCACAAGGCTCGTCCGAATTGAATATCTCGTTCGTTGTTGATCAAAAAGATGCCAAAAAATCGGTGCAGGCTGTGCACGATTCGTTTTATCAATAG
- a CDS encoding 3-isopropylmalate dehydratase large subunit, with protein sequence MAMTITEKILAKHSGRNSVQPGDNVWIDVDVLMTHDVCGPGTFGIFKREFGQNAKVWDKDKLVVIPDHYIFTKDMHANRNIQILRDFAKEQDLPHYFDVGTSRYKGVCHVAMPEEGFTRPGEVLFGTDSHTCTAGAFGEFATGIGNTDAAFVLGTGKLWVKVPETMKFIFEGEMPRYLMAKDLILAVIGKIGVDGATYRAMDFSGSTVDAMTMEDRMTLCNMVIEAGGKNGICTPDKTTMDYVSARTNKKFECFLNDTDAKYHSVHRFNVNEIEPTIAKPHSPDNKAFVSEVAGTKLDRAYIGSCTGGKISDFIAAAEILYGEKVKIDTFIVPATTDVANQIKTIRVKGKTVMEIFEDAGCRIGDSSCAACLGGPSDTFGRLNGAEVCISSTNRNFPGRMGSKKSQVYLASPYTVAASAVKGVITNPREFFN encoded by the coding sequence ATGGCAATGACGATCACCGAAAAAATTTTAGCAAAACATTCCGGAAGAAACTCCGTGCAGCCCGGCGACAATGTGTGGATTGATGTCGACGTGTTGATGACGCACGATGTGTGTGGACCGGGAACCTTCGGAATTTTTAAACGAGAATTCGGACAGAATGCAAAAGTATGGGATAAAGATAAACTCGTTGTCATACCGGATCATTACATCTTTACAAAAGATATGCATGCAAACCGCAACATCCAGATCCTGCGCGATTTTGCAAAAGAACAAGACCTTCCGCATTATTTTGATGTTGGCACATCCCGCTATAAAGGTGTTTGCCATGTTGCCATGCCTGAAGAAGGATTTACCCGTCCCGGCGAAGTATTGTTTGGCACGGATTCGCACACATGTACTGCCGGAGCGTTTGGTGAGTTTGCGACTGGAATTGGAAATACCGATGCAGCGTTTGTTCTCGGAACAGGAAAGCTGTGGGTAAAAGTTCCCGAAACAATGAAGTTTATCTTCGAAGGGGAAATGCCAAGATATTTAATGGCGAAAGATCTCATTCTTGCCGTCATTGGAAAAATCGGTGTGGATGGTGCAACATACCGCGCAATGGATTTCAGCGGCTCCACCGTTGATGCTATGACGATGGAAGACCGTATGACGTTGTGTAATATGGTGATTGAAGCGGGTGGAAAGAACGGCATCTGTACGCCGGATAAAACAACTATGGATTACGTCAGCGCCCGCACAAATAAAAAGTTTGAATGTTTTTTGAATGATACGGATGCAAAGTATCACTCTGTTCACCGATTTAATGTGAACGAAATCGAACCGACTATTGCTAAACCGCACTCTCCGGACAATAAAGCGTTCGTGAGCGAAGTCGCCGGAACAAAACTGGATCGCGCATACATCGGCAGTTGTACCGGCGGGAAGATTTCGGATTTCATTGCTGCTGCTGAGATTTTGTACGGCGAAAAAGTAAAGATCGATACATTTATCGTTCCGGCGACAACGGACGTTGCCAACCAGATTAAAACAATCAGAGTAAAAGGGAAAACGGTGATGGAGATTTTTGAAGATGCGGGATGTCGCATTGGTGACTCATCATGCGCCGCATGTTTGGGAGGACCATCCGATACATTCGGACGGTTGAACGGAGCGGAAGTTTGCATTTCGTCCACAAACAGAAATTTTCCCGGGCGAATGGGTTCCAAGAAATCGCAAGTATATCTTGCATCGCCGTACACCGTCGCGGCATCGGCAGTCAAAGGGGTTATCACGAATCCCCGCGAATTTTTTAATTAG
- the leuB gene encoding 3-isopropylmalate dehydrogenase, translated as MKKTITVISGDGIGQEVVAGALQVLDVVATKFHHTFELQNALAGGAALDATGIPLPEETLKLSKASDAVLLGAVGGPKWDSNPQHLKPERALLGLRKELGLYANIRPAKIYSALVDASSLKKEIVNGVDIIVVRELTGGLYFGKPSGFETRNGEEVGFNTMIYSESEVQRIAVSAFEIARKRKKKLCSVDKANVLETSQLWRRVILNVAKQYPDVELSHMYVDNCSMQLIRNPKQFDVIVTENLFGDILSDEAAMLTGSIGMLASASLGGTVAMYEPVHGSAPDIAGQNKANPIATIASVAMMLKYSFNLNTESDAIENAIENVLSKGFRTGDIYTEGTTLLGTKEMASKIIECM; from the coding sequence ATGAAGAAAACGATTACAGTAATTTCCGGTGACGGGATCGGTCAAGAAGTTGTTGCAGGTGCTCTGCAAGTGTTAGATGTTGTCGCAACAAAATTTCATCACACGTTTGAATTACAAAATGCGTTAGCCGGCGGCGCAGCGTTGGATGCTACAGGAATTCCTCTTCCCGAAGAGACGCTGAAACTTTCCAAAGCAAGCGATGCCGTTCTGCTCGGTGCAGTCGGCGGTCCAAAATGGGATTCCAATCCTCAGCACTTAAAACCGGAACGAGCATTGCTGGGACTTCGCAAAGAACTTGGTTTGTATGCAAATATTCGCCCCGCAAAAATTTATTCTGCCCTTGTCGATGCATCGTCATTGAAGAAAGAGATTGTAAACGGTGTTGATATTATTGTTGTTCGTGAATTGACCGGCGGATTATATTTCGGTAAGCCAAGCGGATTTGAAACAAGAAACGGCGAAGAGGTCGGATTTAATACAATGATCTACTCGGAGTCGGAAGTGCAACGAATTGCCGTGTCGGCTTTTGAGATTGCACGAAAACGGAAAAAGAAATTATGTTCCGTAGACAAAGCTAATGTATTGGAAACGTCGCAATTATGGCGAAGAGTTATTTTGAACGTTGCAAAACAATATCCCGACGTTGAACTCTCTCATATGTATGTGGACAATTGTTCAATGCAGTTAATCCGTAACCCCAAACAGTTTGATGTTATTGTTACGGAGAATCTCTTCGGCGATATTCTCAGCGATGAAGCGGCTATGTTAACCGGTTCTATCGGAATGCTTGCTTCAGCCAGTCTTGGCGGAACTGTTGCAATGTACGAACCGGTGCATGGCAGCGCGCCGGATATTGCGGGACAAAATAAAGCGAATCCAATTGCGACTATCGCTTCCGTAGCGATGATGTTGAAATATTCTTTTAATCTTAACACAGAATCCGATGCAATTGAAAATGCTATAGAGAATGTGTTGAGTAAAGGATTCCGCACGGGAGATATTTATACTGAAGGAACAACATTGCTTGGAACAAAAGAAATGGCTTCAAAAATTATTGAATGTATGTAA
- a CDS encoding 3-isopropylmalate dehydratase: MKAIIKGKAFVLGNDIDTDQIIPAAHLVYKLDDIDEKKNYGRYAFSGVPIEQSGLPQGNIPFIKEGEWQSDYRIVIGGKNFGCGSSREHAPFALQVAGIEAVIAEGYARIFYRNAIDGAFIAPFESTQHLAKEIKTGDELELDTTKCSLKNLTQNKEYQLSPLGDIEHILRGGGIFEYARKSGMLQK, encoded by the coding sequence ATGAAAGCAATCATTAAAGGAAAAGCATTCGTTCTTGGAAATGACATCGACACCGATCAGATTATTCCGGCGGCTCACCTTGTCTATAAATTAGATGATATTGATGAAAAGAAAAATTACGGCAGATATGCATTCTCCGGAGTTCCAATTGAACAATCGGGCCTGCCGCAAGGAAACATTCCTTTCATTAAAGAAGGGGAATGGCAGAGTGATTATCGTATTGTTATCGGCGGAAAGAACTTTGGATGTGGATCGTCACGTGAACATGCACCATTCGCACTGCAAGTTGCAGGGATTGAAGCGGTGATTGCTGAAGGATATGCCCGTATTTTTTATCGCAACGCCATTGATGGCGCATTTATTGCTCCGTTTGAATCGACGCAGCATTTGGCAAAAGAGATTAAAACGGGAGATGAACTTGAATTGGACACAACAAAATGTTCATTAAAGAATCTCACACAAAACAAAGAATATCAACTCAGCCCGCTTGGAGATATTGAACATATTCTTCGTGGTGGGGGAATATTTGAGTATGCGAGAAAATCCGGAATGCTGCAGAAATAA
- the thrC gene encoding threonine synthase: protein MKSILKSITTGTEYPLNEVRFTSDNGELLDVIHDFDAIRKQYSISREYFSTKRSTINGQPSGGVWHFKELVLPTIAESEIVSKQEGNTRLYRSKKISSWLGLNSEKFFLKHEGENPTGSFKDRGMTVAITQAKALHQKAVTCASTGNTSASLAAYASEAELTGIVLIPKGNVAVGKISQALAYGTKTLVVDGDFDDCMRMIREAQEKLSAYPLNSINPFRLEGQKTIMWEILLQLNWQIPDWIVFPGGNLGNTSAFGKALHEAKELGLIDRLPRFAVIQAEGASPFYKAYKNNFSGLKTEKADTIATAIKIGDPVNYSKAVRALRWTNGIVESVTDEEILEAKANVDAAGIGAEPASCATVAGIKKLIASGEIKTSETVVGILTGNILKDPQVIVDYHFNRKTALANPPNEIKADISDLRKYL from the coding sequence ATGAAATCGATCTTAAAAAGTATAACAACCGGAACCGAATATCCACTTAACGAAGTCCGATTCACATCGGACAACGGTGAATTGCTGGATGTGATTCATGATTTTGATGCAATTCGGAAACAATATTCAATTTCCCGCGAATATTTTTCTACTAAACGATCCACGATCAACGGTCAGCCGAGCGGCGGCGTTTGGCATTTTAAAGAATTAGTCTTACCGACAATCGCGGAATCGGAGATTGTTTCCAAACAGGAAGGAAATACACGGCTATACCGCAGCAAAAAAATCTCCTCATGGCTTGGATTGAATTCAGAAAAATTCTTTTTAAAGCATGAAGGAGAAAACCCCACCGGTTCGTTTAAAGATCGTGGAATGACTGTTGCTATAACACAAGCAAAAGCGCTGCATCAAAAAGCGGTGACGTGTGCATCCACAGGAAATACGTCAGCATCACTGGCTGCTTATGCTTCAGAAGCGGAATTGACGGGAATTGTGCTCATTCCCAAGGGGAATGTGGCTGTTGGAAAAATTTCGCAGGCGCTTGCATACGGAACAAAAACACTTGTTGTCGATGGAGACTTTGATGATTGCATGCGGATGATCCGCGAGGCGCAGGAAAAACTTTCCGCGTATCCACTCAATTCCATCAATCCATTCAGACTTGAAGGGCAAAAGACAATCATGTGGGAAATTTTGCTTCAACTGAACTGGCAAATTCCCGATTGGATTGTTTTTCCCGGAGGGAATCTTGGGAATACCAGCGCATTCGGAAAAGCGCTGCATGAAGCAAAAGAACTTGGTCTGATCGATAGGCTTCCCAGGTTCGCGGTGATTCAAGCAGAAGGGGCAAGTCCGTTTTACAAAGCGTATAAAAATAATTTTTCCGGATTGAAAACGGAAAAGGCAGATACTATTGCTACTGCAATTAAAATCGGTGATCCAGTAAACTACTCCAAAGCCGTGCGTGCATTACGGTGGACAAACGGAATTGTGGAAAGCGTCACAGATGAAGAAATTCTGGAAGCAAAAGCGAATGTTGATGCTGCGGGTATCGGCGCAGAACCGGCTTCGTGTGCAACGGTGGCAGGAATAAAAAAATTGATTGCCAGCGGCGAGATAAAAACAAGCGAAACCGTCGTCGGAATACTGACGGGAAACATATTGAAAGATCCGCAGGTGATTGTTGATTACCATTTTAACCGAAAAACGGCTCTCGCAAATCCGCCAAACGAAATAAAAGCAGACATTAGTGATTTAAGAAAATATCTTTAA
- the proC gene encoding pyrroline-5-carboxylate reductase — protein sequence MLNKTIAIIGAGNMGTALIRGILNAKLTSAKKIYASGTRIEKLEKLSAEYGINVTTNNKDAAKHADIVVLCIKASVIRSVLEEMHKVLHKGQLVISIAAGVTTESMEKIIGKNMPVIRCMPNIASTVGLGSTAISFGRYVHSAQHDVAIKIFEAVGDVVVVGEQHLDAVTGLSGSGPAYIYMVIEALIDGGVKMGLPRDISTKLAIQTVLGSAKLVKESNVHPAILRDQVTTPGGTTINAIHELESHGLRSMLIDAVATATRRSKELSELINKH from the coding sequence ATGTTAAATAAAACAATAGCTATTATCGGTGCTGGAAATATGGGAACCGCGTTGATTCGTGGAATCCTGAACGCGAAACTGACAAGTGCGAAAAAGATTTACGCCAGCGGCACGAGAATAGAAAAGCTGGAAAAACTTTCTGCAGAGTACGGCATTAATGTAACAACAAACAATAAAGATGCCGCCAAACATGCAGACATTGTTGTCCTTTGTATCAAAGCATCGGTGATTCGTTCTGTGCTGGAAGAGATGCACAAAGTGCTGCATAAAGGACAACTTGTTATCTCCATTGCGGCCGGTGTTACAACGGAATCCATGGAAAAAATTATCGGAAAAAACATGCCGGTTATTCGCTGCATGCCGAACATTGCATCAACAGTAGGACTCGGATCTACGGCAATATCATTTGGTCGATATGTTCATTCAGCGCAGCACGATGTAGCCATTAAAATTTTTGAAGCTGTCGGCGATGTCGTCGTTGTTGGTGAACAGCATCTTGATGCAGTAACAGGATTAAGCGGCAGCGGTCCTGCGTACATTTACATGGTAATCGAAGCGCTTATTGACGGTGGTGTAAAGATGGGATTACCACGCGATATTTCGACAAAACTTGCCATTCAAACCGTTCTTGGTTCTGCAAAACTGGTGAAGGAATCAAATGTCCATCCTGCAATTTTGCGCGATCAGGTAACCACTCCAGGCGGTACAACAATCAACGCAATTCACGAACTGGAATCGCACGGTTTGAGGTCGATGTTAATTGATGCCGTGGCAACAGCGACGAGGCGTTCAAAAGAACTCTCGGAATTAATCAACAAGCATTAA
- the thrB gene encoding homoserine kinase has protein sequence MQIKIPCSTSNLGPGFDTLGLALNRFLYLSAEQSNGLTIIVEGNGKEHIATDATNLVYAAMTSTVQKVGRTIPAIHLHIKNEIPSYGGLGGSGAAIAGGVFLANELLKMKLSKDDMLNIAVEIEGHPDNVSAAIFGGLTVNSFDAERKVHCRSINIKKPLSVITCSPHFQVQTKEARKILPQQVPLKDAVTNIENAASLVAAMMSGDFEALRYVTTDRLHEQYRATLIPGYADVQKAALDAGALSFNISGAGPTVFAFAVAHEQQIAAAMKQAFERNGQQATSEVISVENSGATLL, from the coding sequence ATGCAAATAAAAATTCCCTGTTCCACCTCTAATCTCGGTCCCGGATTTGATACGCTTGGTTTGGCGTTGAATCGGTTTCTCTATCTTTCCGCAGAACAATCAAACGGATTGACAATCATTGTTGAAGGAAACGGCAAGGAACATATTGCTACCGACGCGACGAATCTTGTTTATGCAGCAATGACTTCAACAGTCCAAAAAGTTGGAAGAACAATACCAGCGATACACCTTCATATTAAAAATGAAATTCCGTCATACGGCGGACTTGGAGGGAGTGGTGCAGCGATTGCCGGCGGTGTTTTTCTTGCGAATGAATTGTTGAAAATGAAATTATCAAAAGATGATATGTTGAATATCGCTGTGGAAATTGAAGGACATCCTGATAATGTTTCCGCTGCGATATTTGGCGGATTAACAGTAAACAGTTTCGATGCGGAAAGAAAAGTTCATTGCCGGAGTATTAATATAAAAAAACCACTTTCCGTTATTACCTGCTCTCCTCATTTTCAGGTACAGACGAAAGAAGCACGGAAGATTCTTCCACAGCAAGTTCCCCTTAAAGATGCTGTCACCAATATCGAAAATGCAGCATCCCTTGTTGCTGCAATGATGAGTGGAGATTTTGAAGCATTACGCTATGTGACTACTGATCGTCTCCATGAACAATACCGTGCCACACTTATTCCCGGATATGCCGATGTTCAGAAAGCAGCACTCGATGCCGGTGCATTATCCTTCAACATTAGCGGCGCAGGACCAACAGTCTTTGCGTTTGCCGTTGCACACGAACAACAGATTGCCGCCGCCATGAAACAGGCGTTCGAACGGAACGGACAACAGGC
- a CDS encoding 2-isopropylmalate synthase encodes MSDRVYIFDTTLRDGEQSPGASMNFVEKIRMAKQLEQLQVDVIEAGFPIASEGDFESVKEIAKQIRTVTIAGLCRANNNDIDRAWEALRHAEKPRIHTFIATSDIHLKYKLKKTRDEVLENAIKAVRRAKSYCDDVEFSCEDASRTDIDFLCKVVEATIAEGATVVNIPDTVGYSVPTEYGTIIRTLMERVPNINKAIVSVHCHDDLGLAVANSLAGVMNGARQIECTINGIGERAGNASLEEIAMAIRTRSEALKVSTNISTEEIYRSSKMLVSLTGMHIQRNKAIVGENAFAHEAGIHQDGMLKNPLTYEIMTPESVGIKHSTLVLGKHSGRHALKQRYEELGYKLSAEELEKAYSLFSKLADEKKQVFDDDLVALLQDELSSVEETYTIETLQVTSGLNIVPTATVGLKKGSQFLQDSSTGDGPVDAAYRAIERITNINADLLDYSIKSVSWGQDAIGEVFVKIAIDGYVFNGRSASTDVITGSVKAYVNAINHAIAARYRKQQSTSENVGV; translated from the coding sequence ATGAGTGATCGAGTATACATTTTTGATACAACACTGCGCGACGGAGAGCAATCTCCCGGTGCGAGTATGAATTTTGTCGAAAAAATCAGAATGGCAAAGCAGTTGGAACAGCTACAGGTGGATGTGATTGAAGCGGGATTCCCGATTGCGAGCGAAGGGGATTTTGAATCGGTAAAAGAAATTGCCAAACAAATTCGCACCGTAACGATTGCAGGATTGTGTCGTGCAAATAATAATGATATCGATCGGGCGTGGGAAGCACTACGGCATGCAGAAAAACCGCGTATTCATACATTCATCGCTACGTCGGACATTCATCTAAAATATAAGTTGAAAAAGACACGAGATGAAGTTCTGGAAAATGCGATCAAGGCGGTGCGCAGGGCAAAATCGTACTGCGACGATGTAGAATTTTCCTGTGAAGATGCTTCGCGAACCGATATTGATTTTCTCTGCAAAGTGGTCGAAGCGACAATTGCTGAAGGTGCTACTGTTGTAAACATTCCAGATACTGTTGGATATTCAGTTCCAACAGAATATGGTACAATTATCCGTACGTTGATGGAACGGGTTCCGAATATTAATAAGGCGATTGTGAGTGTTCATTGCCACGACGATCTTGGATTAGCCGTTGCGAATTCATTGGCTGGTGTTATGAACGGCGCACGACAAATTGAATGCACGATTAATGGTATCGGGGAGCGTGCAGGAAATGCATCCTTGGAAGAGATTGCAATGGCTATCCGTACGCGCAGCGAAGCATTAAAAGTATCAACAAACATCAGCACCGAAGAGATTTATCGATCAAGCAAAATGCTAGTATCGCTGACAGGAATGCATATCCAGCGCAATAAAGCAATCGTTGGCGAAAATGCATTTGCGCACGAAGCAGGGATCCATCAGGATGGAATGCTCAAAAATCCGTTGACGTATGAGATTATGACTCCCGAAAGTGTCGGTATAAAACACAGCACGCTGGTGCTCGGAAAACATTCCGGACGCCATGCGTTGAAACAACGATACGAAGAACTTGGATACAAACTGTCTGCCGAAGAATTGGAAAAAGCGTATTCCTTGTTCAGCAAACTTGCTGATGAAAAGAAACAAGTGTTTGATGACGATCTTGTTGCGCTTCTTCAGGATGAACTTTCTTCAGTAGAAGAAACATATACGATTGAAACGCTACAAGTGACAAGTGGATTAAACATTGTTCCGACCGCAACCGTTGGTTTGAAAAAAGGAAGTCAATTCCTGCAAGATTCTTCCACAGGTGACGGACCGGTTGATGCAGCATACCGCGCCATTGAACGAATCACCAACATTAATGCAGATCTTTTGGACTATTCCATTAAGTCTGTTTCGTGGGGACAGGATGCGATAGGAGAAGTCTTTGTGAAGATAGCGATCGACGGATATGTGTTTAACGGCCGCTCGGCAAGTACCGATGTAATCACCGGAAGCGTCAAAGCATATGTGAATGCAATTAATCATGCAATTGCGGCGCGATATCGAAAACAACAATCAACAAGCGAAAACGTTGGAGTATAA